TACATTATAGGCTTCGGCAGCGTACCCGCCGCCGCCCGGGTACATACTTTTAATACCGCCAGGGTGTTCCCGGTCGTAATCCAACGCGCGGGGATGTTCGGGATAAATACCAAATTTATAACCGAGGTTAAATACTTCCTGCATTACCGCGAACATATTTACCTGGCCTTCGTCGATAAAAACTTCGGAATATTTTACGTAGGGCTTCTCTACCGTAACATTGCGGTAGTGCATGTGGTTAATCCGGTCCCGGGAACCTAAATAGCGCAGCACTTCTAGCGGGTCTTCGCCCATTTCGCGGGTAACGCCGCAATCGAAGGTCATACCGTTAGCAGGACTATCTACAATTTCCAAAAGTCGTTGCCAGTCTTTAAAGGTGGCCATAATCTGGTCGTGCCCGTGACTAACCGGAATAGGCGGATCGTTGGGGTGCAAAGCCATGCGCACGCCAGCTTTTTCGGCCACCGGAATAATGGCTTTCAGAAAATAAGTTAAATTATTCCAGAGCATTTCGGCGGTTTGCGGCGTACCTAATTTGGGATCGGTGGGTAAGTTTTTACCTTTTTCGTAATCAAAACTGGTATTGCTGGCCCCGCCCCGGGCTTTTTCTTCGTAGTAGCCTTCCAGGAGCCGGTGGGCGTAAAAGTTATATTCTACCACCGGTAAACCCGCCTGACCCGCGGCTACTAACGAATCCTGGATTTTTTTAATTTCTTCGTCGCGGCCTTCCCGCCCGTAAATGGCATTGGGGTGTTCCCCAATCATCATGTTTATTACGGTTAAACCTTCGTCTTTAAAACGATCCATTATTTCCCGGAGGCTTTCCACGGTCCAGGGAATAGGTGGCCCGCCCATCAGCACGTAATCCACGCCTAATTGTTTAATCTGCCGCATTTGCGCTACCGTAGCCTTACTGGAAACCCCTAACGTTAACCGGGGCTGGTTCTCCCCTATTTTAATGGGCCATTCGGCACCTTTGGTATTATTGGCGCTGCCGGTAAGAACTGCCCTACCATTTTCAGCAGGTTCTTTGCCGGAAGAGCTGCAGCCGCTTAGGCCTACCACTGAAAGCGCAGCTAAAGCGGTACTTTTTTTTAAAAAATCGCGACGGTTATCTTTCATGTTTAATCATTTTAATAGGTGAGAAAATGAACGAAAGAAGCATACCGGGTACTTTTGGGTAAAAGCACCCGGTATGCTGGGGATTAAATCAGATGAACCTTAAAAAAATCAAGCTTTGGCGTTTGCTTTGGCAACGGATTCGGCTAAACCGCGCATGTAACCAATGGCGTATAAAGTACCTAAAGTCATGTAACCGGGGCGGGTATTTTCTTCGCCGTGCATGGTAGGCACGTGGTCCGGGCGAATGGTTCCTTTAAAACCAATGTCGTAGTAGGCTTGCATGGCGGCGTGCATATCAATCTGGCCCTCGTCGTGAAAAGTTTCGGTAAATTTAGTACTGGGCAATACGCCGCTTAAATCCTGCACATTCCGGAAGTGCGCAAAATTAATTTTACCGGCTTTGCCCCATCTTCTAATCAGGGCTGGAATATCGGCTCCCATTAAGGAAAAATTACCCTGGCACATGGTTAAACCGCTGTATTTGCTGGGCATGATTTTGAGCATGCGGTCGAAATTTTCTACGGTATTCATAATCCGGGAAATACCCTGAATGCTGTGTACCTGCGGGTCGTCGGGGTGCAGCGACAAGTTCATGCCTATTTTCTCGGCTTCGGGCACCACGGCTTTCAGAAAATACTCTAAATTCTTCCACATGGCTTCTTTCGAAACCTGGCCATACTGCGTGACCGGTCTGTTTTTAATATCATCGTTATCGAAAGAAGTGACCAAAGCTCCTCCCCGGCCCGGCCGGTCCATGGTGGTACGCGCCCAGCTAATTACCGGCATCCAGTTATAGCAGATCACATCCACGCCGCCGTATTGCTTCAGGTTTTTCATAAAGGTGATGAAGTTGGAAATTTCTTCATCCCGGCCCGATAATGCTAATTTGGTTTGTTCGCCCAAGGAAGGCGGTCCTTCTACCACGGTCCATTTTATGCCTTCTTTATCCCAAGCGGCTTTGGTGGCTTTAATGGCTTCCGGGTCCCAGGGTTTTAGGTTAGGATTTCGAATAATCCCCGAAACCGCATGCATCACATCTATTTGCTTGGCAAATGGTACCCGCGGCGAATCGGGGCTCATGGCCAAAGCGAATTTCATTCCGGCATCCCGGGCAAAGGCTTTTAATTTATTTGGTTTTTCTTTGGTCACCAGCGGGTTAACCATAGTCGAGGCTGTACTGCCTATAGACAAGGCGGCCGCCAGGTAAGCACTTTTCTTGATAAAATTTCTGCGGTTATCTTTCATAATGCTACTTTTTTAAATTTTAGCGAAACAGAAAATTTTTAAAAATTTGATTAAAACGCTTTCTTTAATCCGGAAAGCTACTTGCCTGGTTATTCCTTGTCCCACCAAACGCGGGTAGTATATAAATCGGGGCCTTGGTTCTGGATGGCATTTTCTACACTGGCTGCATTCAAAGATTTTTCTTCAAACGAATACATTAAGCGCCGTAACGGAGTACCGCCGGTGGCATTAAGCGGGTAATTAATCGGTTGCAAAGCCGGAATTCCGGTGCGGCGCCAGTTCGACCAGGCTTCAAAAAAGTCGAGGTACATGTAGTGCGCCAGGTAAAACTGCGTGTGAATTTGCTCCATCATTTCGGGCATGCCGCTGGTTAACGGGTGCGCTGCAATGTAGGTATCAATTTCGGCGGGAGTAATGGCTACATTGGCCACGCTGCTATTCGGGTATAAAGTAGACGACTCCATATTGGCACGGATAGCTTTATGGTAATGGTCTTGGGCGTTGCCGGTTTCCCAACCGCGTAGGGCCGCCTCAGCTAATAAAAATTCTACCTCGGAATAGCTCAGGATAATGGAAGGCGCCGAAAAGTTAGCCACCGTAGCCGTATTGGGTTCGGAGTATTCGCGCAGCAATTCGTTTTTCCAGTTCGGAATAACCGTACTAATCGTGTTTGGATCGTAACCATTGGGCAAC
The sequence above is a segment of the Adhaeribacter swui genome. Coding sequences within it:
- a CDS encoding mannonate dehydratase codes for the protein MKDNRRDFLKKSTALAALSVVGLSGCSSSGKEPAENGRAVLTGSANNTKGAEWPIKIGENQPRLTLGVSSKATVAQMRQIKQLGVDYVLMGGPPIPWTVESLREIMDRFKDEGLTVINMMIGEHPNAIYGREGRDEEIKKIQDSLVAAGQAGLPVVEYNFYAHRLLEGYYEEKARGGASNTSFDYEKGKNLPTDPKLGTPQTAEMLWNNLTYFLKAIIPVAEKAGVRMALHPNDPPIPVSHGHDQIMATFKDWQRLLEIVDSPANGMTFDCGVTREMGEDPLEVLRYLGSRDRINHMHYRNVTVEKPYVKYSEVFIDEGQVNMFAVMQEVFNLGYKFGIYPEHPRALDYDREHPGGIKSMYPGGGGYAAEAYNVAYTKAMMQAVVSLKETGVNA
- a CDS encoding mannonate dehydratase; its protein translation is MKDNRRNFIKKSAYLAAALSIGSTASTMVNPLVTKEKPNKLKAFARDAGMKFALAMSPDSPRVPFAKQIDVMHAVSGIIRNPNLKPWDPEAIKATKAAWDKEGIKWTVVEGPPSLGEQTKLALSGRDEEISNFITFMKNLKQYGGVDVICYNWMPVISWARTTMDRPGRGGALVTSFDNDDIKNRPVTQYGQVSKEAMWKNLEYFLKAVVPEAEKIGMNLSLHPDDPQVHSIQGISRIMNTVENFDRMLKIMPSKYSGLTMCQGNFSLMGADIPALIRRWGKAGKINFAHFRNVQDLSGVLPSTKFTETFHDEGQIDMHAAMQAYYDIGFKGTIRPDHVPTMHGEENTRPGYMTLGTLYAIGYMRGLAESVAKANAKA